One stretch of Rattus norvegicus strain BN/NHsdMcwi chromosome 12, GRCr8, whole genome shotgun sequence DNA includes these proteins:
- the Ddx51 gene encoding ATP-dependent RNA helicase DDX51 — MALFHIARYAGPEAAGLGDTEAEAGGRARVLLERLQNRAREREQRQPELESTGTAAEAPVRRRRRPRRRRGVSGSVAEKPEAPRAKRQKVEDDVDAGRGEETPEELSESAEDPGESPQEDVQRPPAPGRVLGDFARKKVPKVQPFLPAWLAKPSCVKKSVTEDLTPIEDIPEVHPDLQKQLRANGISSYFPVQAAVIPALLESADNGFLVGRGGYQPSDLCVSAPTGSGKTLAFVIPVVQALLHRVVCHIRALVVLPTKELAQQVSKVFNIYTDTTPLRVALVTGQKSLAKEQESLVQKTADGFCCLADIVVATPGRLVDHIDQTPGFSLQQLRFLIIDEADRMIDSMHQSWLPRVVAAAFYTEDPTGSCALLQRTQPQAVTAASTCIPQMPLQKLLFSATLTQNPEKLQRLGLYQPRLFSTRLGHQSPRDTVEVDENLGKYTFPVGLTHHYVPCRLSSKPLIVFHLVLGMNFSRALCFTNSRENSHRLFLLAQAFGGVSVAEFSSRYGPGQRKKILKQFEQGKIQLLISTDATARGIDVQGVELVINYDAPQYLRTYVHRVGRTARAGKTGQAFTLLLKVQERKFLQMVSEAGVPELACHEVPRKLLQPLVARYETALSQLEKTVKEEQKLKAA; from the exons ATGGCGCTGTTCCACATAGCGCGGTACGCGGGCCCGGAGGCTGCGGGGCTGGGGGATACGGAGGCAGAGGCCGGAGGCCGAGCTCGAGTGCTTCTGGAGCGACTGCAGAACAGAGCCCGTGAGCGGGAGCAGCGGCAGCCGGAGCTCGAGTCCACCGGGACGGCTGCGGAAGCGCCAGTTAGGCGGCGACGGCGGCCCCGACGGCGGCGTGGGGTGAGCGGCTCGGTGGCTGAGAAGCCGGAGGCTCCTAGGGCTAAGCGGCAGAAAGTGGAAGACGACGTGGACGCAG GGAGAGGTGAGGAGACGCCGGAGGAGCTCAGTGAGagtgcagaggacccaggtgagAGCCCTCAGGAGGATGTCCAGAGACCCCCAGCTCCAGGCCGGGTGTTGGGGGACTTTGCAAGGAAGAAGGTTCCGAAG GTCCAGCCTTTCCTGCCAGCATGGTTGGCCAAGCCAAGCTGTGTCAAGAAGAGTGTCACTGAGGATCTTACTCCTATTGAGGACATCCCTGAGGTTCACCCTGACTTGCAGAAGCAGTTGAGGGCTAATGGCATCTCTTCCTACTTTCCAG tccaGGCAGCTGTGATTCCCGCCCTCCTCGAGAGTGCTGACAATGGATTTCTCGTAGGCAGAGGTGGCTACCAACCTAGTGACCTCTGCGTTTCTGCCCCAACAGGCAGTGGGAAAACACTGGCCTTTGTCATCCCCGTGGTGCAA GCCCTGTTGCATCGAGTGGTCTGTCACATCCGTGCGCTGGTTGTGCTTCCCACTAAGGAGCTGGCCCAACAG GTGAGCAAAGTATTCAACATCTACACGGACACCACACCTCTGCGGGTTGCCTTGGTGACTGGACAGAAGTCACTGGCCAAGGAGCAGGAGAGCCTTGTCCAGAAGAC AGCAgatggtttctgttgcctggctGACATTGTGGTGGCCACACCTGGCCGCCTGGTGGACCACATTGACCAGACTCCAGGATTCAGCCTCCAGCAGCTCCGCTTCCTG ATCATTGATGAGGCTGACCGGATGATAGACAGCATGCACCAGTCCTGGCTGCCACGAGTGGTGGCGGCAGCCTTCTACACTGAGGACCCCACAGGCTCCTGTGCCCTGCTCCAGAGGACACAGCCCCAGGCTGTGACTGCTGCCAG CACCTGCATTCCCCAGATGCCTCTGCAGAAGCTGCTGTTCTCAGCCACACTGACCCAGAACCCTGAGAAGCTGCAGCGCCTCGGCCTGTACCAGCCAAGGCTTTTCTCCACAAGGCTGGGACACCAAAGCCCTAGAGACACAGTTGAGGTGGATGAAAACCTGGGGAAGTACACCTTCCCTGTGGGGCTCACG CATCACTATGTGCCATGCAGACTCAGCTCGAAGCCACTCATTGTCTTTCACCTGGTCCTTGGGATGAACTTCTCGAGGGCTCTTTGCTTCACCAACTCCCGAGAGAATTCCCACAG GCTCTTCCTGTTAGCACAAGCTTTTGGGGGTGTGAGTGTGGCTGAATTCTCCTCCCGCTATGGGCCTGGCCAAAGGAAGAAAATCTTGAAGCAGTTTGAACAGGGAAAGATCCAGCT CCTTATCAGCACAGATGCTACCGCTCGAGGCATCGATGTGCAGGGTGTGGAGCTGGTGATCAACTATGATGCTCCGCAGTACCTGAGGACCTATGTGCATAG GGTAGGGAGAACAGCCCGAGCTGGGAAAACTGGACAGGCCTTCACACTTCTCTTGAAAGTGCAG GAAAGGAAGTTCCTTCAGATGGTGTCAGAAGCTGGGGTGCCTGAGCTGGCATGCCATGAGGTCCCCAGGAAGCTCCTGCAGCCACTGGTTGCTCGTTACGAGACAGCCTTGTCTCAGCTGGAGAAAACTGTCAAG GAGGAACAAAAGCTGAAGGCAGCCTAG
- the Ddx51 gene encoding ATP-dependent RNA helicase DDX51 isoform X1, with the protein MPVAAPCCRQLLPGTDVCAKCSRTRDVTSASRSQGWLTSSKSVEEEPRRAAAMALFHIARYAGPEAAGLGDTEAEAGGRARVLLERLQNRAREREQRQPELESTGTAAEAPVRRRRRPRRRRGVSGSVAEKPEAPRAKRQKVEDDVDAGRGEETPEELSESAEDPGESPQEDVQRPPAPGRVLGDFARKKVPKVQPFLPAWLAKPSCVKKSVTEDLTPIEDIPEVHPDLQKQLRANGISSYFPVQAAVIPALLESADNGFLVGRGGYQPSDLCVSAPTGSGKTLAFVIPVVQALLHRVVCHIRALVVLPTKELAQQVSKVFNIYTDTTPLRVALVTGQKSLAKEQESLVQKT; encoded by the exons ATGCCGGTTGCCGCTCCATGCTGCCGCCAGCTGCTCCCGGGAACCGACGTCTGCGCCAAGTGTAGTCGCACTCGTGACGTCACCAGCGCTTCTAGGTCGCAGGGCTGGCTTACGTCATCAAAGAGCGTCGAAGAGGAACCAAGGCGTGCAGCAGCTATGGCGCTGTTCCACATAGCGCGGTACGCGGGCCCGGAGGCTGCGGGGCTGGGGGATACGGAGGCAGAGGCCGGAGGCCGAGCTCGAGTGCTTCTGGAGCGACTGCAGAACAGAGCCCGTGAGCGGGAGCAGCGGCAGCCGGAGCTCGAGTCCACCGGGACGGCTGCGGAAGCGCCAGTTAGGCGGCGACGGCGGCCCCGACGGCGGCGTGGGGTGAGCGGCTCGGTGGCTGAGAAGCCGGAGGCTCCTAGGGCTAAGCGGCAGAAAGTGGAAGACGACGTGGACGCAG GGAGAGGTGAGGAGACGCCGGAGGAGCTCAGTGAGagtgcagaggacccaggtgagAGCCCTCAGGAGGATGTCCAGAGACCCCCAGCTCCAGGCCGGGTGTTGGGGGACTTTGCAAGGAAGAAGGTTCCGAAG GTCCAGCCTTTCCTGCCAGCATGGTTGGCCAAGCCAAGCTGTGTCAAGAAGAGTGTCACTGAGGATCTTACTCCTATTGAGGACATCCCTGAGGTTCACCCTGACTTGCAGAAGCAGTTGAGGGCTAATGGCATCTCTTCCTACTTTCCAG tccaGGCAGCTGTGATTCCCGCCCTCCTCGAGAGTGCTGACAATGGATTTCTCGTAGGCAGAGGTGGCTACCAACCTAGTGACCTCTGCGTTTCTGCCCCAACAGGCAGTGGGAAAACACTGGCCTTTGTCATCCCCGTGGTGCAA GCCCTGTTGCATCGAGTGGTCTGTCACATCCGTGCGCTGGTTGTGCTTCCCACTAAGGAGCTGGCCCAACAG GTGAGCAAAGTATTCAACATCTACACGGACACCACACCTCTGCGGGTTGCCTTGGTGACTGGACAGAAGTCACTGGCCAAGGAGCAGGAGAGCCTTGTCCAGAAGACGTAG
- the Noc4l gene encoding nucleolar complex protein 4 homolog, with the protein MERQPASTGSRQELGRLLEAVLSNRGRANAVFDILAVLQSEDPEEIKEGVRTCSRLFGTLLEREELFVGSLPCEDMALAGSQGATYKYKVWMRHRYHSCCNRLEELLTHPSFQVKELALETLMKFVQLEGAKPLEKPQWESHYLFPRTLFRAVVGGLLTPEDDHSLLISQFCEYLEYDDIRYHAMQVATSILARATSRQPEVSLTFWNNAFTLLSAVNLPLQEHELTNFYVKHAQTSSKWKVVHLKEQRKAFQEMWLGFLKHKLPLSLYKKVLVAMHDSILPHLAQPTLMIDFLTSACDVGGAISLLALNGLFILIHKHNLEYPDFYQRLYGLLDPSIFHVKYRARFFHLADLFLSSSHLPAYLVAAFAKRLARLALTAPPEALLMVLPLICNLLRRHPACRVMVHRPQGPELDADPYDPTEKDPARSRALESCLWELQTLQQHYHPEVSRAASVINQALSVPEVSIAPLLELTAYEIFEQDLKKMMPESVPLEFIPAKGLLGRQDDLCTQFFCLS; encoded by the exons ATGGAGCGGCAACCGGCATCGACGGGCTCCAGGCAGGAGCTCGGCCGCCTGCTGGAGGCAGTACTGTCGAATCGTGGCCGGGCGAACGCGGTGTTCGACATCTTGGCTGTGCTTCAG TCCGAGGACCCTGAGGAGATCAAGGAAGGAGTGCGCACGTGCAGCCGACTCTTCGGTACCTTGCTGGAGCGGGAAGAGCTGTTCGTGGGTTCGCTGCCATGCGAAGACATGGCCCTGGCAG GATCCCAGGGAGCCACGTACAAATACAAGGTGTGGATGAGACACCGCTACCACAGCTGCTGTAACCGCCTGGAGGAACTCCTGACCCATCCCTCCTTCCAGGTCAAG GAACTGGCCCTCGAGACGCTCATGAAGTTCGTGCAGCTGGAAGGAGCGAAACCCCTGGAGAAGCCCCAGTGGGAAAGCCACTACCTCTTCCCCCGCACACTCTTTAGG GCAGTGGTAGGAGGCCTGCTCACACCAGAGGATGACCACAGCCTGCTTATCTCCCAGTTCTGTGAGTACTTGGAATATGACGACATCCGGTACCACGCAATGCAGGTGGCCACCAGCATCTTGGCGCGGGCCACCAGCCGGCAACCTGAG GTGTCACTCACCTTCTGGAACAACGCCTTCACGTTGCTGTCTGCTGTGAACCTACCCCTCCAAGAGCATGAACTCACCAACTTCTATGTGAAGCACGCAC AGACATCAAGCAAGTGGAAGGTTGTTCACTTGAAG GAGCAGAGGAAAGCTTTCCAGGAGATGTGGCTTGGCTTCCTCAAGCACAAG CTGCCCCTCAGCCTGTACAAGAAGGTGCTGGTGGCCATGCATGACTCCATCCTACCCCACCTGGCTCAACCCACACTCATGATCGACTTCCTCACAAGTGCTTGTGATGTGG GTGGTGCCATCAGCCTCCTGGCCTTGAACGGACTTTTCATCCTAATCCACAAGCATAACCT GGAGTACCCTGACTTCTATCAAAGGCTCTATGGTCTCCTGGATCCATCCATCTTTCATGTCAAGTACCGAGCGCGCTTCTTTCACTTGGCTGACCTCTTCCTTTCGTCCTC CCACCTCCCTGCCTACCTGGTAGCTGCCTTTGCCAAACGCCTGGCCCGGCTGGCGCTAACAGCACCTCCTGAGGCCCTGCTTATGGTCCTGCCCTTAATCTGCAACCTGCTGCGTAGACACCCTGCCTGCCGAGTTATGGTGCACCGCCCACAGGGCCCTG AGCTAGATGCTGATCCATATGACCCAACGGAGAAGGACCCAGCCAGGAGCCGTGCCTTGGAGAGCTGCCTGTGGGAACTGCAG ACCCTCCAGCAGCACTACCACCCAGAGGTGTCCAGAGCTGCCAGTGTCATCAACCAGGCACTCTCTGTCCCTGAGGTCAGCATCGCACCACTCCTGGAACTTACTGCATATGAG ATCTTTGAGCAGGACCTGAAGAAGATGATGCCTGAGTCTGTGCCCCTGGAGTTCATCCCAGCTAAAGGCCTGTTGGGTCGACAGGACGACCTTTGTACTCAGTTCTTCTGTCTCAGCTGA
- the Noc4l gene encoding nucleolar complex protein 4 homolog isoform X1: MRRHGPGSSPNSLGSQGATYKYKVWMRHRYHSCCNRLEELLTHPSFQVKELALETLMKFVQLEGAKPLEKPQWESHYLFPRTLFRAVVGGLLTPEDDHSLLISQFCEYLEYDDIRYHAMQVATSILARATSRQPEVSLTFWNNAFTLLSAVNLPLQEHELTNFYVKHAQTSSKWKVVHLKEQRKAFQEMWLGFLKHKLPLSLYKKVLVAMHDSILPHLAQPTLMIDFLTSACDVGGAISLLALNGLFILIHKHNLEYPDFYQRLYGLLDPSIFHVKYRARFFHLADLFLSSSHLPAYLVAAFAKRLARLALTAPPEALLMVLPLICNLLRRHPACRVMVHRPQGPELDADPYDPTEKDPARSRALESCLWELQTLQQHYHPEVSRAASVINQALSVPEVSIAPLLELTAYEIFEQDLKKMMPESVPLEFIPAKGLLGRQDDLCTQFFCLS, encoded by the exons ATGCGAAGACATGGCCCTGGCAG CTCTCCTAACTCCTTAGGATCCCAGGGAGCCACGTACAAATACAAGGTGTGGATGAGACACCGCTACCACAGCTGCTGTAACCGCCTGGAGGAACTCCTGACCCATCCCTCCTTCCAGGTCAAG GAACTGGCCCTCGAGACGCTCATGAAGTTCGTGCAGCTGGAAGGAGCGAAACCCCTGGAGAAGCCCCAGTGGGAAAGCCACTACCTCTTCCCCCGCACACTCTTTAGG GCAGTGGTAGGAGGCCTGCTCACACCAGAGGATGACCACAGCCTGCTTATCTCCCAGTTCTGTGAGTACTTGGAATATGACGACATCCGGTACCACGCAATGCAGGTGGCCACCAGCATCTTGGCGCGGGCCACCAGCCGGCAACCTGAG GTGTCACTCACCTTCTGGAACAACGCCTTCACGTTGCTGTCTGCTGTGAACCTACCCCTCCAAGAGCATGAACTCACCAACTTCTATGTGAAGCACGCAC AGACATCAAGCAAGTGGAAGGTTGTTCACTTGAAG GAGCAGAGGAAAGCTTTCCAGGAGATGTGGCTTGGCTTCCTCAAGCACAAG CTGCCCCTCAGCCTGTACAAGAAGGTGCTGGTGGCCATGCATGACTCCATCCTACCCCACCTGGCTCAACCCACACTCATGATCGACTTCCTCACAAGTGCTTGTGATGTGG GTGGTGCCATCAGCCTCCTGGCCTTGAACGGACTTTTCATCCTAATCCACAAGCATAACCT GGAGTACCCTGACTTCTATCAAAGGCTCTATGGTCTCCTGGATCCATCCATCTTTCATGTCAAGTACCGAGCGCGCTTCTTTCACTTGGCTGACCTCTTCCTTTCGTCCTC CCACCTCCCTGCCTACCTGGTAGCTGCCTTTGCCAAACGCCTGGCCCGGCTGGCGCTAACAGCACCTCCTGAGGCCCTGCTTATGGTCCTGCCCTTAATCTGCAACCTGCTGCGTAGACACCCTGCCTGCCGAGTTATGGTGCACCGCCCACAGGGCCCTG AGCTAGATGCTGATCCATATGACCCAACGGAGAAGGACCCAGCCAGGAGCCGTGCCTTGGAGAGCTGCCTGTGGGAACTGCAG ACCCTCCAGCAGCACTACCACCCAGAGGTGTCCAGAGCTGCCAGTGTCATCAACCAGGCACTCTCTGTCCCTGAGGTCAGCATCGCACCACTCCTGGAACTTACTGCATATGAG ATCTTTGAGCAGGACCTGAAGAAGATGATGCCTGAGTCTGTGCCCCTGGAGTTCATCCCAGCTAAAGGCCTGTTGGGTCGACAGGACGACCTTTGTACTCAGTTCTTCTGTCTCAGCTGA